tccatttttgatTTACATGCAGTTAAAACACCAAAACCTAGTGCATTCAGAGGCTGTGGTCCTTcccaagcttttaaaaaacactgacaCACAGAGAAGGATCTCCTTCCACCCATGGCTTCTGAGTGCATCTGATCCTAACCCCAATGGTTTCTAGGAACCCAATCTGGGATGATAAACCCAGCCTGGTTTGATGACTCAGAGAAGCGTCAGATAAAGATGAGCCTGAGACTCTCACAGAACACATTCTCAACCTCAGTGACCTGGACTGTGCGCAGAAAACTTTGGTCAGCCTCGGGCAACACGAGCAACTGGTTTTCCTGTGTGCGCATCTGACCCATCCCAGCCCTTGCGGAGGCCTGATGGCAGCCCAAGGCCCCAGGTGAGCAGAGATGCTGCCAGAGTGGCCCCGGGGCTGCGCCAATCCGAACAGGTACCTTCCCATCACCTGGGTGCACAGTCCTGGGTCTTCCCAGGTTAACAGCTGCAATCTGAGGATGAAATGTGACACTCATTCTCTCATGAGCTGGGCCAAGAGAGAGGTCCTAGATCCCAGAGCTGGCCTGTAAATGCGTCTGCTATTGACTGTCACTGAAGCCAATGAGACACAATCTTGATGCTGCCCTTCCTCAAAACTTtagagatcacacacacacacacacacacaaaaaaaaaaaccattttgagttatattattactttattttcttttttctcttaacgTAACATTAAAGTCATCCAACATACAGATATTCCTAGGGCTCCTTGCACATTTTATTCTATCTAAAGTTAGCTATTTTAGCTATGAGATGAAGAAAATCATCCCATTCAAAGGGCAACATTTCTGAAAAATGGATTCCATATTTGTGCGATGGGAAATTAACACCACATCTACCAGCCAGAAACCTCCTTCGGGCCAGAGCTACACGAAGACAGCTTACAACCATGGCTAACATGTGGTGCCCGTGCACAGAAAGGGCCCCAACAACAAGCAATGGGGTTAACTTCTGAAACAAGCAACTGCTTTATTTATACAGAAtaagaatacagaagaaaagcatcattttccttttagcCCTTTAATTAGTGTGTTTGGCCTCCACCCAAGTTACTGTGTACCAAGCGCCTACGAAGAGTAAAAACAAACTGATTTAAAGTCCCTGAAATGCATGCAACTTAAAATTCCCTAAAGCACACCAGCAGTTCCCAGTGCCCGGGTCTGCTGTGTTGAGCGGAGAAGACTATGGTGCGGCTGGGTTTCCAGCTGTGTCCGTCGTGCTACCGGGGTTTGCAGTTGCTGCTTCTTTGGCTTCTGACTGCTGGGTTTCAGTTTGGGGATCTTCTTCATTTCCAGcacttttcttattcttatctGTTGCCATGGAACCCATCTCCATGATCTCCTGCAGTGGCTGGTCGGTTTCAAGGGAGCGAGGCTGGAGTTCATAAACCTGGACTTGACCCGGGACGTCTATCGCTTTCTGTTCAAGTTTTTCCAGGATGGTCTGAACCTTCCTGACACCATCTCTCCTGGCCTGACGAACATCAGCTCGTCCTTCGGGGTCTACCGAATCCAGGGCCAGCAGCTCTTTGGTCAAATACTCTTCTATCATCAGGTACTTTTTGTCCGTCTTCTTGCCTTCAAAGTTGTCCACAGCCTGCTCCAGCCCTTGCACATTCTGCAGGATGGCTTCCACTTTCAACACACCTGGGTGTTTTGGGGGTGCCTCAGCTTCTCCTGGTTTGGGAGGTGCGGCTTCTGCGGGGACAGGGCCAGGGGCTGCCTCCTCTTCGGCAGCCACGTTCTTGGGGGACGAGGGGACAGCAGGAGGGGTGAAGCTGGGAGGACAAGGAGCCGGAGCAGCAGCCGGAACCTTTACTTCCACCCTctcagatgggggtgggggcttctgGGAAACAGGCTGGGAATCTGCCTCCTTGCGGATCACCTGAATCGGGATGTGTCCAGGAAGCAGATCTGGTCCAACTGGGCCTGGCTTGCTTTCGGGTTTGTTTTCAGGTTGGGGAACAGGTGAAGATTCTCGATGAGTCATGGGCTGCTGAGGAGAAGCAAGgacacaaagatatttttaatgactgGCTGAGAGTCACAGGCAGTTGTTGGTAGCTAGTACTGAGGGTACAGAAAACTGGGGAATGGCTTTAACGGTGCAAAAGGGATTTTCAAAGTCAACCATGCACTGTTACAAAATTCAAACATTCTGATCATGTGTGTGACCAGACCATTTCCATTCATCACCTTGGACTGTGTGTCTGTCACCACTCACTGAACTTTTCTGTGGACAGTATTCTTAgggcaacaaaaaagaaaaccaatatagttttcaaaaatgaaaatatcaaacaCCTCACTGACTGCTGAGCTAGTTTAGCTCAAAGCAGAGTCCTGCGTGACTCAGAATCTTGGTGATGCAGCCATGGAGGTATACCTGCCACATGTCCCCTTCCTCACACTGTGTGGACAGTCTCTCTTCAGGGTGTGACGGTCCCTCTCCTGTTTCAGACAcgttgtaatcttttttttttttttttaatccgtGACAGCCTAGTGGTTTCTGCCCAGACTGATGTATTTTTCTGAGAATAAGCAAGATGCCCAAAATAGTTAACTGTGAGAATTTCGCTGGGCACATCTGTGCCAGAGCCAACTCTTAGCTGTGCGTCTCCACACTGACTTCTGGCCATATAGGCTGACATGCTTTTTAATGTAACTGCAAGTGAAAATTTTTAGAATGAGCTATGTTTAAAACAAGTATCTTCCCTCTTCTAGCATTTCAGTGGATACCTCACCCCCTTTTTTATTActgaagtagagttgacacacaatgctgTTTCAGCAGCGCAACACAGTGACTCGACGGTTCTATACATTATGCAGTGCTCACCATGGTAAGTACAGTCGCCATCTGttatcacaatattattgactatactcTCTCCACTGTACTTTTCATGCCCATGGTTTTGTAACTGGAGTTTGTACCTCccaattcccttcacctattttgcccatccccacaCACACTTCCCTGCTgccaaccatcagtttgttctctgtatttatgagtctacTTGCATTCttgtttgctcttttgttttgtttttttgatccCACCTATGAgtgcaatcatatggtatttatctttcttagacttattttatttaacctaataccctctaggtctatctatgttgttgtaaaatggcaagatttcattctttttcatggctgagtaattttccattgtatatgtacacagtatctgctttatccattcatctatcgatggatacttgggcagcttccatatcttgactattgtgaataatgttgcaatacaCAGAGGGATGAGTATAGcttttctaattagtgttttAGCCAAACTTCTTAAATCTCACACATCCTAATTTCATCAACTGGGAAGTAATAGACTACATGATTTCTGAAGTACTCtcaatttaaaatactaaatttttacCACTATAATATTCAGTTAGGTCCAATCTTTGCAAACCTtcaaaaagaaatctctgaaCAAGCACTAAAAGGGAGGGCACTACAAACAAGATTAAGGAAGAAATAGGATTAAATAGTTTCATTGATTATGGGAAATATATaggaaagacacagggagaagcattTCTAGCTCTGGGAATGGGCACTGCTTTCCCGAGattccctgagccaaagttgGGATCTAGTGGCTACTTAGCCATCTGAGCGCCAGCAACACCTTCTCTACCAGACATCTCGCCAGCGCGGATGCCCTCAACCACTTGGCAACCAGGCACACATCCCTCTCTGGGTTTTAAAACAATCTCCGAGTaagaaaaatgactttggaaACTCTTGAGGGCTCCACGGCTTGTGTACTCTTTGAAAAAGTCAAGGTCACAAAAGCAACGGAAGTCCGAAGAACTGTTCCAGAATGAAGGAGACTGAAGAGAAAGGACATCTAAATGCAGTGCTCATGATCCTAGATTAGATCCTGGAACAGGGAAAACCGCTATCAAGGAGATTTGAAAGTGGACTGTGTATCAGATGACGGTGTGGTAAGGACGTTAAATTTCCTGATTCTGATAATTGAACTGTGGTTATGGATGAGGTCCTTCTTaggaaaatatttcctgaattatTTATGGGTAGAGGGGCACCGTATCTATAATTACATCTCCAACAAAGAAACCACATGGATAATACATATAGAAACAAGAAATGGCAAGCAAATACAGCAGAATGTTAATGGTGAATGTGGATGAAGGGGGTATTGGGTTTCTTTGTAGGATTCTTGTAATTCCTCTGTAAggttgaaattatttccaaataaagaaactaaaaaaagaaccACAGGAGGGTGCTGTCACTATTTATAGTAAGACATCCTGCATTTGCCTACAAGGGGCTTTCCTTCTAAAAACTATGGCAGAGAACCAATTTGGCTGCTCAAGTTGGGGGGCCCGCGGTTGTTCAAGGCTTTGCTAAGCTACAtgacctcctcctcttccaggaTGTGCCCTACGAGTTGCCCCTGAAGGATGAACAGGTCTGTGCCTGCAACTTCCCCACGCCGGAAGGTTTCCCGGTCAGCTGGCAGGCCGGTCCTTTACCAGCAACATTGTCCTTTACCACCAAGGAGAGAGGTAGAAGGCTTGTCCCTGTCATCAAGCTCAGAGCCGAGCTCAGCAAGTAAGATGTTGAACACTTTTGGAATGCACAGCGTAACACATGCCAAGCCCTAAAGGACTGTGAAGGGATGCTGTGAGAAAGAGGAGTAGGTTTCATGGAAGAGGCAAGACTGGCTGGTCCCTTGGAGGATGGGGAGAACCTGGAGTGTGATGGCATTTCTGGGAGCTGGTTCAGCAAGAGCAAATGCACAGATGAAGAACAGAAAGGGCCTGTAGAGTGGAGAAGGGGCATCCGTGAGGAAGGAGAGGTGGAGATGGGGCTGTGGCTGCAGTGTGCAAGGGGTCTGAAGAGCCCTGACAAAGTGTGGTGGGTGCTAAGATAGCCGGGCCCCACATGTGTGACACCCTACGTGCTGCCCAGCTGTCTCTTGCTGAGGTGAGGGAGGTTCTGTCTAAAGGCAGCTGCAATGACAAATGAGCAAAAGCTGCAGAAAGTACTGAGCGTTCCCAGTACCAGTCCTGCATTTCTGCTGATAATCAGCCAATTCCAGAATCTCACTTTCCCCAAGTAACACGCATGTGAGCTAGTGAAGGCCCACAGAGGAACCAGGGCACCCACACGGAGCTCCTCAGCCTCGGCAGAGAAGCTGCTGGAGTCGGTCGGCCTGTGAACACCAACTCCGTACCTGAGGCTTGTCGACCACAGTGTGCACACGGTGGGGCGAAGGGGAGTGCACTGGTGTGCCGCTTCTGGCCGGAGAGCCCTCCCGGCTGGATGCACTCCGGGCAGGTGAGCGGAATGGGGACGCTGCCGGCATGGGCCGGGGCTCCCAGTCGTCCCCCGGGGCCCTGTGGTACATCGGCTGGTAGGTCTGGTATTCACCCTGCTGAGCCGGGTAGTGGGTCTTCTGGGCTTGGTGGAAGGAAGGCTGGGCTGCTGGCCGGGCAACATTCTGCTCATGTATCACGGGGATGGGGATGTAGCCCCGGGGGAGCTGGTGACTGCCCAGGCTGCTcctgctggaggaggagggcaggctgGCTGTGGAGGACGACGACGAGCAGTCCGAAGCAGCTGGAGACTGGGATCGCTGCAAGACACAAAGAGTAGAAGAACGAGTGaccctctctctgccttggtGCTCCAACCTCGCCTCCTTATGTGCCTGCTCAGGGTAACACGTTTAATACAGCCTTCCGCTTATAAACCTTTCCATCTCCAAAATGTACTGCAAGGACCTGAGGCTCTAGAGCCAAGTGGCCAGCATTCTAACTCTTACCAGCTcaactgcctttttaaaaaattaattatttatttgagagagcacttGCTGGCGcacagggacagggcaggggtggggtgcagcagagggagagagagagaagcagactccccgctgagcagggagcctgatgttgggctcgatctcaagaccctgggatcatgaactgagccgaaggcagatgcttaactggctgagccacccaggcgccccttcataGCCTTTTGAGCATCTAAAGCATGGAAAAGATGCCCCTGCTACCCCGAGCTGACTAGAAGATTCAGTAAAATAATCCGTGGATGTGCTTCAGCTTCAGGGCCACACACTGATGTCTCTGGATGTGGGGAGCAGCACATGTCACGTGCCCCTAGACCACCTAGAAAACCAAGTGCGTGTTTCCCCAGCTGGCTTCAAAGAGCCCTGTTAGCTCCAATTTGATTAAGATTTATCTGATTATTGTGTCACTTTGGATTTTcacaacaaaatattacaaatacaGGTACTccttcaagaaaggaaaagaatagagcCGAAGAAGGCGGTGCTAACTCTGGCCACAGACACAGAGCGAGAATCTGTGTTCACGAGCAGCGCCAGCGGACATCAGCAGACAATCTGCAGGCAGGGAAACCGGAAGGGCTTACTGCTCAGGAATCCTTCTGGGGTCCACTGGCTCTCAAATCCCAGCTAAGAACTGGATTAAGAACTCTTTAGATATTAGTGCACTGAAGCACTGGCTtcaggcttaaaaataaaaccctgccATCAAGCAGCTGACTTCCTGACTCTTTaattttgggtttctttttaaacCATGGGACACTGTGCGGGCAGGTATGTGCCTCATTTTCCTATCAAACCAGCTCCATGCAGTTAATACTTACCTTTAAGTACGGAACTGAAGGAAATAACCCATCACTATCCCTGTGTTTCTGACACAGAAAGCCCAGGAGGAGTAAGGAGCCCCAGACAGGAGCCAGAAGGCCAGGCTTCCAGCCCCCGAAAGGCCACACTTCCACCTTTAAGCATTTGGACCAAGCAGTTTACCCTTCTGAACCCCAATTTCTCAACCACAAAAGTAAGTCATGACCCTCCCTGTGGGCTCCCACACCTGTGGAATGCTGGGGGACACTGTGGGGCTGCCATGCTGTCTCTGCAGGGTGGCCTCCACTCCGCAGGCCAGGCCCAGGTGCCCCGCATGCTAGCATGTGCCTGGCCCAGGGTCTGGGGCCTGCCCTCCTTACCTCAGGTCTGTGGGAGCCTGGGGGCTGGGCCGCTGCAGCTGCTGCCACCGCCTGTCCACACTGTTTATCTGGCTGGGTTCCCTCTGCCACACCCCGCAGAGGGGACTGGGACCTCTGAGGAGCCTCTGTGGCCGCCTCGGTTCGGAAGCGCTGTGTCCCCGGCTGGGGACAGACAAAGGGAGGACGCGGCTGCCGGCTCTCGACGCCTTCGTGGAGGACAGGAATGGCAATGTAGCCCGGCCGGAGGTGGGGGTACACGGCGTGGCCTTCGCGGGGGGGCAGCATCCTGGAGCCCTCCTGGGAAGGGCCATTTGCAGAGGACGGTGCTTCCTACAACACAAACAGGAGAAACGGTCTACTTAGGAACTGGGGAGAAAACACCCCATAGAGGCAAAAATGTGGTGCGTGAAGTGCCATGTTCCGGAGTGagtccccaccccccctcccgccACCACTGGGCATCAGCCAAGACGCACAGAGAGCAAGGCTGCTCACAGgcaccctctccccctgccaggTATCCCCTCCCCTACAAGGCTGCTGTATGGATTTGGGGCATCAAGAGAAAGCAGGTGAGCCACAGAGAAAGCCAATGAGCAGGAAAAGGTCCCAATTTCCCAAACTGGTCAGACAGGCTTCTTTTATGGTGACAACCAGCAGCTTTATGTAGGAGAGCCACTGACCGTCCCCCAAGTCACAGACCCAGATCAGAAGGTGCGAGGATGAGTCAAGTCCAACTCACTAAATTACAGCCAGCCTCCCTGCTTCCTCAAAGGTCCTAGCGTTTCCTAACAACACGGGACCCAGCCTGGACATCGTTGCACAGGGGTGGCAGTGGGGCAAGGCTGCCTACCTAGGGACATTTTGGGGACAAGCTGCAAGAAAGGGAGATAAGAAGGCACACGCGGGCAGCCCAGTAGAACAAATTACGGAGGGTGGGTTATGCTGGTCTGACGATGCCGACAAAGCCTGTTCTGGTGAGGAGTGGCTGGGGTCCCTCTCGTGTCCTCTCATGAAGTTGTCCCTTCAGCCGCCTGGCTATTTTGGGACCCTTGAGAAGGCCAAGTTCCAGATGTACCGCAGAGAAAGATCTTGTTTCAGACAACAAGGCCGGTCAGTCACTTCAGTCACTCACGGGGCAATGTCATTTCTCATCACAGGCTGAGCAACCACGGTCAGGGACCCCGCCACCCCAAGGCTGCCAGCCTTGACTATCTCCTGAGCCCtgctttacagaggaggaagccaCTCACACACATCTGGGGACGTCAACTATGACAATGGAGAATGTGATCCTGCCTGAAGGCGGCGTCTCTCGAACAAATGCCGAAGCCTGACACTCCGGGAGCTCGCGGGGTCTAAGGCTCACTTGCCGCAAAACCAGTCACGAGAAGGAGAGCTGATGTGCGTCTCGGAGTGACCGGTCATCGGAACGTGCCTggtttctgtgtctgtgtgcagCAGTCGGTGGTGGTGGACCCTGGAACTTCGCTCTTCCAGACCCCAGTCAAGTGCTTCCCTCCTGCTGAGCCCCTGCCCCGGGCCTCCCGCACACAGGAGAGGCAAGGGTGTCGCTGTGTCCTTGGGGACACCAGCAGACAGGCACTCTCAGATTAGAATGCCCACGTGCTCGGGGTGGCGGCATTATTTTAGCCTGCTTAGCTCTCAGGTCACCCAGGAGCAGGCAGTGGGGCCAGGCCTCACATTCAGAAGCCAATTCCTGCCGTGAGACGGGCACCAGAAGGGAGGCAGCAAGAGGCGCTGAGGAAACTCCGTGCCGACTCCGAACCCGCCACGTGGGCCTGTCGTCCCGTCGCTGGGGGCCCCTTCCGGCCCGAAGCAGGGGCCCGGACGAGCGCTGTGCGTCCTCCCTGCTGGCTGCCTGGGGgcccactgccccctcccagccACAGCGCCGGCACAGTCCTCGGCAGGGCGGCTAGGaagcccccacccctcaccacccCCTGGTGACCACCTTGCTCCTCAGGTGCTGGGCACCACGGGCTCATGTGGCACCACCTCGGGCTCCCGCGACAGGGTGAAGAGCATCAAACAGGCAGCAAGCCAAACCCCCCGGAAAGCACGGGCTTGTCTCGCTGCGCGGGGCCGTCCTGGACAGGGTGCCCGTTCATTGCGACCTCCGTTAGTAACggttctgggatctgggatcatgctcttAACCTGTGAGCTTCGATTCCCTTATCCAGGAAAGGGAGCCGGCCACCCCCATCTCGCAGGTCTGCgggaggttttctttcttttctttttttttttttttatttatgatagtcacagagagagagagagaggcagagacataggcagagggagaagcaggctccatgcactgggagcccgatgtgggattcgatcccaggtctccaggatcgcgccctgggccaaaggcaggcgccaaaccgctgcgccacccagggatcccctgctggaGGTTTTCTGAGAGCACCTGCGGGAAGGACGCCGGAAGGCAGCATGCATGTCGGTTCTCTCCCCAAAAAAGGCACGAAGCATGCTGCGCAGACCCCAAGGTCTTTGAAGAAAGCGGGTAGACGACTCAGAGTAGTGGCTGCCCCGGAGGTAATGGGAGTCACTGGGAGGGCCTTGAACCTTCTGaggatggaaatgttctttttcaGCCTGGTGGCAAACAGGTGCAAACCTACCTACAAACCTATCAAAGTATACACTTCCCTGGATCTCCCCTCCCCATGGCCCAGCCCCACCGCATTCCACCCACACTATCCGCTTTGAGCAGGCGAGGGCTGCCAACCCCACCACCCCCGCAGAGTCGGCTGTTAGATGTGCCTCCAACTCAGCCCCTTCCAGGGCCCGGAAACCTTAGATGGACCTGGCGGCTGAGGCTGGGCTCCTCCTGGGGGAAGCCCCTGGATCCAGAAGGCGAGGCAGCAGCTGCCTGCCAAGAGTTGCGCATTTTATGCATCTCACTGAATATATTTTgtacaaataaaagagaaaggatgccgggaaggaaggtgggaggaagggagagcagTTGGGCCTGCCTCCTGGAGCCAATACTACACCTGGGCCTGGGTTTGGTCATCGGTGGAGAAAAGCTGTGGTCATTGGGAGACGGGTGTGTGTGGTCCGAGCATCAGAGGGAAAGGGGCAGCACACGAAGGTGGTGCTGAGCGGAAGAAGGCAGGGGGCACGGGCCTGACAGACACATCCGGAGAGCAGCTGACAAGAGATGCCTCAGCACACAGTTGGAACCGAAAGGAGAAACCCGGCCTCGTCAGGAAATGAGGGGAGGAGTCAGGCAGTCAGGAAAGGAGGTGAGGGCAAAGCAGGGCTGAGGGCATGGAAAGGGAGAGTGACCGAGGGAGGCCAGCAGGAGGAGAAAGGGTGGGAAGGCCTCCATGGCAGCAGGATGGCAGGACCAAGGGGGAAGGGCCACTACCAAGACTCCAGCTCTGAGCCTGGGGTCCACTGGAAGATGGTGCCGCCAGCTGGCATGGTTAGGGGAGGTCTGGACACCCCAAGGTTCTGCACTCGGGGTTCCAGGTGAGGCCACCCCTTTATGCCATGTAATAAACAACCACACGTCTCTTTGTGAGTCTCCTATCAAAAAGAATGCTCCCATTCCAGTCTGATCACGGTTTTGTTTAGAAAAACACTGCTTGAGGAAGTAGAAAAACCACCCCAGCTTTACAGAAGGATAAACACTTCTACACGAACGAATAATTTAAACCAGAAATGAAGCTCCCGCCTAGACTAAGATCTAAAAAAGCACCATGTGAGAGAGTTAAATTGCCCTTCCTGTCTTCTATGGTGGTTTTCATTacaatctaataaaaattttttaaaaaatgaaacaagtagggcttctgggtgcctcagttggtgaagcgtcttgatctcagggtcgtgagttcaagccccacactgagctccaagctgggcgtggagcctacttgaaaataaatgaaaaaagtcaaaGAGACAAACGTCTAATAGTCATGATTCTCGTAGAATATGAGAACATGGCTCCTCAGTCCCCTAAAAAGTTCCAGCACATCCAGAGAAAGCCTATTGGCCAGACCAGCATCCTCCATCTGGAACTCATTACTTGCCCCCTTCTGACCTCAGTGGGGACCAGGGGCCACCCCCTGGGGGTTACGCTTCTGAGGAGGAAGGGGCGAGCTGTGATCACCTGACCAGGCAGGCCACTGCAGGTCCTCCTCACCACCGCCTGCCATGCAGCTTCTTAAGGAGTAATGGTGGCACTCCAGGAACTATTTTCCAGTGCAGCTCAGCTCACCATCTCTATCTTTGGGCAAAGACGTCAGGAATCCCTATATACAAGATCCGATTAGGAATGAAGACTTTCACTGCTTATCTCACTACATTCATTTAATATGAACTGGTTCATTCTCCCTTGCTTTGCACTGCAGTAAAATCTTGAGGTGCATCTTAGGGCATCCATGAGATGGTCaggataaaaagcaagaaaaattacCCCAGACAAGCCAAAATTTGCCCTATTAAGTACAAGGTATTATTATTAGAGAAGCTTGAGGTCAGATTCTAAGCCCTTGGACTTATGCAAGTCTTGTTTGCTTAAGATCGTGTCTTAAGAGCACCAGAGCTTTGCTGctggtttttaataaaaatgtggaCATTAAGGGGGCAGCTAAGAGATGTGGAAATAGACTGTACTTGGTCCTAATCCTGGATCTGTCCCtacatatacatgttatataAGGAGCTCACATCTCCTCTCTGGACTTTACTTTCCTCAGTTGCAAAATGAAGGCAAGGCCCAGAGACTCTGTGAAGCAGCAGTTCTCAGATTCTAGGGGGCAACGGGAGCACcctaaaaatgcataaaatgcatACCCTAAGGCCAACCCCAAGAAAGTCTGATTCAGTAGGTATGTGGTGAAGCCTAAGGAGGACCGCAGTGAGAAACACTCATCTACGTGAAGTTCCTTCCCACTCTGGCATTCTTCATGGCTCTTATTCCAATATCCCCTCTAGCTCTAAACATCTACAGAAAgctcaaaaacaaggaaaagttgACATCATATAAATTTAAAGATGACCACTCTTAACTGTGTTCAGTTAAACCATAATGGAAGCCACTGGGATTCAAGGTGTCCCAATGTTTCAGGCCCCAAATGAAGAGGCGGCCACTGATCCCCCGGAAGGACTTCTTGTGCCTTAAGATTCTTTCACTGTTAATAAcgacttatttatttcagtgagagagagagcaaagaacaGAGGGGcagacaaagagaaactcaagcagactccccgctgagcacagaacctgacatggggctcaatctcacaaccctgagccaaaaccaagagtcagttgcttaaccgactgtgccacccagggccccaggactTCCTGTGCCTTAAAACAGGTCAAAACCAGCAGCTCTTGGGTACCAACCCGCCATATGCCAACCACTGCACTGGGATGTTGCACCTTCATGGCCTTAGAGGCTTTGGGGACAGAGGGGGACCAGGGTTTGCCTTGACGTCTCCATAATCAGTTCCCTGTACACTGAGTGGCCTCTATAAC
This portion of the Vulpes lagopus strain Blue_001 chromosome 2, ASM1834538v1, whole genome shotgun sequence genome encodes:
- the BAG3 gene encoding BAG family molecular chaperone regulator 3 isoform X2, with product MSAATHSPVVQMASGNGAGDRDPLPPGWEIKIDPQTGWPFFVDHNSRTTTWNDPRVPPEGPKEAPSSANGPSQEGSRMLPPREGHAVYPHLRPGYIAIPVLHEGVESRQPRPPFVCPQPGTQRFRTEAATEAPQRSQSPLRGVAEGTQPDKQCGQAVAAAAAAQPPGSHRPERSQSPAASDCSSSSSTASLPSSSSRSSLGSHQLPRGYIPIPVIHEQNVARPAAQPSFHQAQKTHYPAQQGEYQTYQPMYHRAPGDDWEPRPMPAASPFRSPARSASSREGSPARSGTPVHSPSPHRVHTVVDKPQPMTHRESSPVPQPENKPESKPGPVGPDLLPGHIPIQVIRKEADSQPVSQKPPPPSERVEVKVPAAAPAPCPPSFTPPAVPSSPKNVAAEEEAAPGPVPAEAAPPKPGEAEAPPKHPGVLKVEAILQNVQGLEQAVDNFEGKKTDKKYLMIEEYLTKELLALDSVDPEGRADVRQARRDGVRKVQTILEKLEQKAIDVPGQVQVYELQPRSLETDQPLQEIMEMGSMATDKNKKSAGNEEDPQTETQQSEAKEAATANPGSTTDTAGNPAAP
- the BAG3 gene encoding BAG family molecular chaperone regulator 3 isoform X3, producing the protein MCEAPSSANGPSQEGSRMLPPREGHAVYPHLRPGYIAIPVLHEGVESRQPRPPFVCPQPGTQRFRTEAATEAPQRSQSPLRGVAEGTQPDKQCGQAVAAAAAAQPPGSHRPERSQSPAASDCSSSSSTASLPSSSSRSSLGSHQLPRGYIPIPVIHEQNVARPAAQPSFHQAQKTHYPAQQGEYQTYQPMYHRAPGDDWEPRPMPAASPFRSPARSASSREGSPARSGTPVHSPSPHRVHTVVDKPQQPMTHRESSPVPQPENKPESKPGPVGPDLLPGHIPIQVIRKEADSQPVSQKPPPPSERVEVKVPAAAPAPCPPSFTPPAVPSSPKNVAAEEEAAPGPVPAEAAPPKPGEAEAPPKHPGVLKVEAILQNVQGLEQAVDNFEGKKTDKKYLMIEEYLTKELLALDSVDPEGRADVRQARRDGVRKVQTILEKLEQKAIDVPGQVQVYELQPRSLETDQPLQEIMEMGSMATDKNKKSAGNEEDPQTETQQSEAKEAATANPGSTTDTAGNPAAP
- the BAG3 gene encoding BAG family molecular chaperone regulator 3 isoform X1; translation: MSAATHSPVVQMASGNGAGDRDPLPPGWEIKIDPQTGWPFFVDHNSRTTTWNDPRVPPEGPKEAPSSANGPSQEGSRMLPPREGHAVYPHLRPGYIAIPVLHEGVESRQPRPPFVCPQPGTQRFRTEAATEAPQRSQSPLRGVAEGTQPDKQCGQAVAAAAAAQPPGSHRPERSQSPAASDCSSSSSTASLPSSSSRSSLGSHQLPRGYIPIPVIHEQNVARPAAQPSFHQAQKTHYPAQQGEYQTYQPMYHRAPGDDWEPRPMPAASPFRSPARSASSREGSPARSGTPVHSPSPHRVHTVVDKPQQPMTHRESSPVPQPENKPESKPGPVGPDLLPGHIPIQVIRKEADSQPVSQKPPPPSERVEVKVPAAAPAPCPPSFTPPAVPSSPKNVAAEEEAAPGPVPAEAAPPKPGEAEAPPKHPGVLKVEAILQNVQGLEQAVDNFEGKKTDKKYLMIEEYLTKELLALDSVDPEGRADVRQARRDGVRKVQTILEKLEQKAIDVPGQVQVYELQPRSLETDQPLQEIMEMGSMATDKNKKSAGNEEDPQTETQQSEAKEAATANPGSTTDTAGNPAAP